One genomic region from Microcystis panniformis FACHB-1757 encodes:
- a CDS encoding 5-(carboxyamino)imidazole ribonucleotide synthase, with protein sequence MMQTRVGVIGGGQLAWMMAQEAKKLGISLIVQTPHPDDPAVALADGVVFAEIADVEGTKKLAQHCDLITFENEFVNLDALEELAATGVKFYPSLANLRPLLDKYEQRCYLRSLGLPVPDFWAIDNLSQLENYPFPLVLKARRHGYDGQGTFIIRTPEELKAKKPQLERLDLMLEAYIPYERELAIVAARGLTGEIVTYPVVETHQEEQVCHWVIAPAALNQSLQAQTESIAHHLLSSLSAVGVFGMELFVTSQGEVLINEIAPRTHNSGHYSLSACLTSQFALQLQAVANLPLGATDLKSAGAVMVNLLGFEDSDGDYGEKRAVLAAIPDAHVFWYGKKSRPGRKLGHVTLLRDTSDRSELLALAKQIEKLWYGC encoded by the coding sequence ATGATGCAAACCCGGGTTGGTGTTATTGGTGGTGGACAATTAGCATGGATGATGGCACAGGAAGCCAAGAAATTAGGCATTTCTCTAATTGTACAAACACCACACCCCGACGATCCCGCCGTTGCTTTAGCTGACGGGGTTGTCTTTGCGGAAATAGCCGACGTGGAAGGCACAAAAAAACTAGCTCAACATTGTGATCTGATCACTTTTGAAAATGAGTTTGTTAATTTAGATGCCCTAGAAGAATTAGCGGCCACAGGAGTGAAATTCTATCCTAGTTTGGCAAATCTGCGCCCCCTATTGGATAAATACGAGCAAAGATGTTATTTACGCTCCCTAGGGTTGCCTGTGCCTGATTTTTGGGCGATAGATAATTTATCCCAGCTAGAAAATTATCCTTTTCCGCTAGTGCTGAAAGCGCGACGACACGGTTATGATGGTCAAGGAACCTTTATTATCCGCACTCCTGAAGAATTAAAGGCCAAAAAGCCGCAATTAGAGCGTCTTGACTTGATGTTAGAAGCTTATATTCCCTACGAGCGAGAATTAGCCATCGTTGCCGCTAGGGGATTAACTGGGGAAATCGTCACCTATCCCGTGGTAGAAACCCATCAAGAGGAGCAAGTCTGTCACTGGGTAATCGCTCCCGCCGCTCTTAACCAATCTTTACAGGCTCAAACCGAATCTATCGCCCATCATCTGTTAAGTAGTTTGTCGGCGGTGGGTGTTTTCGGGATGGAATTATTTGTCACTTCCCAGGGAGAGGTATTGATTAATGAAATCGCTCCCCGTACCCATAATTCTGGTCATTACAGCCTTTCTGCCTGTCTTACCTCCCAATTTGCTCTACAACTGCAAGCAGTGGCTAATTTGCCCCTCGGAGCCACGGATTTAAAATCTGCCGGGGCAGTCATGGTTAATCTATTGGGTTTTGAGGATAGTGACGGTGATTATGGCGAAAAAAGAGCAGTTTTAGCGGCAATTCCAGACGCTCACGTTTTTTGGTACGGTAAGAAATCCCGTCCCGGTCGAAAATTAGGCCATGTCACCCTCTTAAGGGATACAAGCGATCGCTCTGAGTTATTGGCCCTAGCAAAACAGATAGAAAAGCTTTGGTATGGTTGTTAG
- a CDS encoding pentapeptide repeat-containing protein: MKTIFRLAIAFFALLFILSPVNALAASSAAVTGANASYENQNLTGKDFSGQNLQSAQFTNVNLQDSNFSSADLRGAVFNGASIIEGNFHGADLTNGLAYLSTFKNSDLSDAIFAEAIMLRTIFEGVNINGADFSFAVLDAQQIKNLCERAEGVNSKTGISTPESLGCDQ; the protein is encoded by the coding sequence ATGAAGACTATCTTTCGATTAGCGATCGCTTTTTTTGCCCTACTATTTATCCTATCTCCTGTCAATGCCTTAGCTGCCAGTTCTGCTGCTGTCACAGGAGCCAATGCCAGTTATGAAAACCAGAATCTGACAGGAAAGGATTTTTCGGGACAAAATTTGCAATCTGCCCAATTTACTAACGTTAATCTGCAAGATTCTAACTTTAGCTCTGCCGATTTGCGCGGGGCAGTGTTTAACGGAGCCTCTATCATCGAAGGCAACTTTCATGGAGCGGACTTAACCAATGGGTTAGCCTATCTGAGTACCTTTAAAAATTCCGATTTAAGCGATGCCATTTTTGCCGAAGCAATTATGCTGCGCACCATTTTCGAGGGGGTAAATATCAACGGTGCTGATTTTAGTTTTGCCGTGCTTGACGCTCAACAAATCAAAAATCTCTGTGAAAGAGCCGAGGGTGTCAACTCAAAAACCGGCATCTCTACCCCGGAATCTTTAGGATGTGATCAATGA
- a CDS encoding branched-chain amino acid ABC transporter permease, translating to MDTPQLLFNGLAVGSIIALAAVGLTLTCGILRLSNFAHGDFMTLGAYITWLVNAQGVNLWLAMPVGAAVTAIAMLIAERLLWKPMRDRRADSTTLIIISIGLALFLRNGILMIWGGSNQRYDLPVMTATEIFGIKVAFDRLLVIGLAIIVIIALHFLLQKTKIGKAMRAVADSNDLARVTGINVEWVVFWTWIITGVLTALAGGMFGLITGGVRPNMGWFLILPMFASVILGGIGNPYGAIAGALIIGVAQEISVPLIGSDYKLAVALLIMILLLLFRPQGLFKGTV from the coding sequence ATGGATACACCGCAACTTTTATTCAATGGTTTAGCCGTCGGCAGTATTATTGCTCTGGCTGCTGTCGGGTTAACCCTTACCTGTGGCATTTTGCGTCTGTCTAATTTTGCCCACGGCGATTTTATGACTTTAGGTGCTTACATAACTTGGCTGGTAAATGCACAAGGGGTTAATCTCTGGTTAGCCATGCCGGTGGGGGCAGCGGTGACAGCTATTGCCATGCTCATTGCCGAGAGATTATTATGGAAACCTATGCGCGATCGACGGGCTGACTCTACCACTTTAATTATTATTTCCATCGGTTTGGCTTTATTTCTTCGCAATGGTATTTTAATGATCTGGGGCGGCAGTAATCAACGCTACGATCTCCCTGTGATGACCGCTACAGAAATTTTTGGTATTAAAGTAGCTTTTGATCGATTGTTAGTTATTGGTTTGGCAATTATAGTTATTATTGCCCTCCATTTTTTATTACAAAAAACTAAGATTGGTAAGGCGATGCGTGCCGTAGCTGACAGCAACGATTTAGCTAGAGTAACCGGAATTAACGTCGAATGGGTTGTCTTCTGGACATGGATAATCACGGGAGTTTTAACTGCTTTAGCTGGAGGTATGTTCGGTTTAATTACTGGGGGAGTACGTCCCAATATGGGCTGGTTTTTAATCTTACCAATGTTTGCGTCCGTTATTTTAGGTGGTATTGGTAATCCCTACGGAGCGATTGCTGGGGCTTTAATTATTGGTGTTGCTCAAGAAATTAGTGTTCCCTTAATTGGTTCTGATTATAAATTAGCCGTGGCTTTATTAATTATGATATTGCTGTTATTATTCCGTCCCCAAGGTTTATTTAAAGGCACGGTTTAA
- a CDS encoding DUF4346 domain-containing protein, producing MSELKSQITAIDHQLSKRPIALDPAGYFIIYLDREAGLICAKHYSNIINEKGLAVDPETGKVIGVRQKLDRNPESIYTARTAKELAVKVIEETQPCPITMFDHAAYLGREFTRAEYALITGEEYIQD from the coding sequence ATGAGCGAATTAAAATCCCAAATCACGGCTATTGATCATCAACTTTCCAAACGTCCGATCGCTCTCGATCCCGCAGGATATTTTATTATTTATCTCGACCGAGAAGCCGGGTTAATCTGTGCCAAACATTACAGCAATATTATCAACGAAAAAGGTTTAGCCGTCGATCCAGAAACGGGAAAAGTTATCGGTGTTAGGCAAAAACTTGATCGCAATCCTGAGTCTATTTACACCGCTAGGACTGCCAAAGAATTAGCCGTCAAAGTAATCGAAGAAACCCAACCTTGTCCCATTACTATGTTCGATCATGCTGCTTATTTAGGTCGAGAATTTACCCGCGCTGAATACGCTTTAATCACCGGCGAAGAATATATTCAGGATTAA
- a CDS encoding IS630 family transposase, translating into MAKLPFLLFRSLRLSHNSTCLCIEKCVRQSENSLYYERFHHPHPRVQLKMEVLWLKSQKIPHQKICQLAGISPNTLLTYLRDYQEGGIEKLKEINFYRPKSELESQKETLKKYFEKNPPATINEAVYRIEELTGIKRSPTQVRKFLKSMGMKCLKVGSLPSKADPDEQEDYKEKKLEPRLNEAKEGKRAVFFVDAAHFVMGAFLGFVWCFERLFVKSPSGRKRFNVLGALNAITHEVILVTYETYITATQVCELLEKIAALGLMIPITLVLDNARYQKCKIVEKLALSLSIELLYLPSYSPNLNLIERLWKLVKKKCLYGKYYENFSDFSSAIYECLNDAHLKHKKELDSLLTLRFQKFNKSQIMNV; encoded by the coding sequence ATGGCAAAATTACCTTTTCTTTTATTCAGGAGTTTGAGGCTTTCACATAACAGTACTTGTCTTTGTATTGAAAAATGTGTCCGTCAGTCAGAGAACTCACTGTATTATGAAAGATTTCATCATCCCCATCCCCGGGTTCAACTGAAGATGGAAGTTCTCTGGTTAAAAAGCCAAAAGATACCGCACCAAAAAATTTGTCAGTTAGCAGGAATCTCGCCAAATACCTTATTAACCTATCTTCGAGATTATCAAGAGGGCGGAATAGAAAAATTAAAAGAAATCAACTTCTATCGCCCTAAAAGTGAATTAGAGTCTCAAAAAGAAACCCTCAAAAAATACTTCGAGAAAAATCCACCAGCCACAATAAATGAAGCTGTATATAGGATAGAAGAATTGACGGGAATAAAACGAAGTCCTACCCAAGTGAGAAAATTTTTAAAATCAATGGGAATGAAATGTTTAAAAGTAGGTTCTCTTCCTTCTAAAGCTGACCCAGATGAACAAGAGGACTACAAAGAAAAAAAGCTAGAACCCAGACTAAATGAGGCAAAAGAAGGAAAAAGGGCTGTTTTTTTTGTTGATGCCGCTCACTTCGTCATGGGAGCATTTCTCGGTTTTGTTTGGTGTTTTGAGAGACTTTTTGTTAAGTCACCGAGCGGGCGTAAACGCTTCAATGTTTTAGGAGCATTAAATGCAATAACTCATGAAGTTATTCTGGTAACATATGAAACTTATATTACGGCAACTCAAGTCTGTGAACTCCTTGAAAAAATAGCTGCTTTAGGACTAATGATTCCCATCACTCTAGTCTTAGATAATGCCCGCTATCAAAAATGTAAAATTGTTGAAAAATTAGCTCTTTCTTTGTCAATAGAACTGCTCTATCTGCCGTCTTATTCACCTAATCTAAATTTAATTGAAAGGCTGTGGAAATTGGTCAAAAAGAAATGTTTATATGGTAAATATTATGAAAACTTTTCTGACTTTTCTTCAGCTATTTATGAATGTCTGAATGATGCCC